Genomic DNA from Streptomyces sp. AM 2-1-1:
GCTCGCCGAACCGGACTTCGCGGACGCCCGGCTGGTACGGGTGGAGTTCCGCGACTGCGTGCTGCGGCGGGCCGACTTCACCAACGCCACCATGGATGCGGTGGATCTGCGGGCCGCCGCCGAACTGGACATCGCCCGGGGTGTGGAACGCCTGGCGGGCGCGGTCATCAGCCCGGTGCAGCTGATGGAGCTGGCCCCGGCGTTCGCGGCGCAGATCGGGGTGCGGGTGGAGGCGTGAGACCGGTTGGACCCCCCCGCGCTCAGACGCGGGGGAAGCGCGCCTGGAGGTCCCAGATCACCGGGTTGTCGGCGAGTCCGTCGTGCAGGTCCGAGAGGTCGGCGATCAGGTCCTGGAGGAAGTCGCGGGCCTCGCGGCGCAGCAGGGAGTGGCCGAAGGTGAGCGGCGGCTCGTCGGCGGCCATCCAGTCCGCCTCGATGTCCACCCATCCGAAGCGGCGGGCGAAGAGCATGCGGTCGGCGGACTCGGTGAAGTCCAGCTCGGCGAAGTGCTCGCGGCTGGAGCGGTTGCCGCGCGGGTCCTTGTCCAGCTGCTCGACGATGTCGCAGAGCGCCCACGCGAAGTCGAGCACCGGCACCCATCCCCAGGCCGTGGAGACTTCGCGGTCCGCCTTGGTGTCCGCGAGGTACACGTCACCGGAGAACAGGTCGTGCCGCAGCGCGTGGACGTCCGCGCGGCGGTAGTCGGTCTGCGGCGGGTCGGGGAAGCGACGGGAGAGGGAGTAGCCGATGTCGAGCACGGTTCGATGGTGTCATGCCCGGGGCGGGCGCCGGTACGGACGGCCGCCCGGACCGGGGTGACCTGCGGCACCGGCCGGGCGCCGGGCCGGCCGCCCCGGTTCAGGGCAGCAGGCGTTCCTCGTTGGCTTTGGCGACCGCTCCGGCACGGGTCTCGACGCCGAGCTTGTCGTAGATGCGTCCCAGGTGGGTCTTGACCGTCGCCTCGCTGATGAAGAGCGCGCGGGCGATGTCCCGGTTGCCGAGCCCCCGGGCGAGCTGCCCGAGGATGTCCCGCTCGCGGTCGGTGAGGACGGGCGCGGGCGTACGCAGGCGGGCCATCACCCGGTCCGCGACGGGCGGCGAGAGCGTGGTGCGGCCCACCGCGGCGGCCCGGATCGCGGCGAACAACTCCTCGGGGCGCTCCGCCTTCAGCAGGTAGCCGGTGGCTCCGGCCCCGATCGCCCGTGTGATGTCGGCGTCGGTGTCGTACGTCGTGAGGACGAGGACGTGCGGCGCCGGCCCGCGTTCTTCCGCGCCGTCTCCGGCCGCGTGGGCGGTGATCCGGCGGGTGGCTTCGACGCCGTCGATGCCGGGCCCGAGCTGGAGGTCCATCAGGACGACGTCCGGGGCGAGCCGGGCGGCCAGTACCACCGCCTCCTCGCCGCTGCCGGCTTCGGCCACGACGTCGAGGTCCGGTTCGCTGCCGAGGAGGGCGAGCAGCCCGGCGCGCACGACGGCGTGATCGTCGCAGACCAGGACGCGTACGGTACGGCGGTTCATCCGGACTCCTGTGGGGTGACGGGTTCCCGCGTGAGGGCGGACCGGGTGCCCGGCAGCGGGATCTCCGCCGACAGCACGGTGCCCTCGCCGGGGGACGACTCGATGGTCAGCCGTCCGCCGAGCTGCCGTACCCGGGCGCGTATCGCGGGCAGCCCGTGACCGCGGCCGGACACGGTGCCGTCGGGTGCTCCGCCCGCCGCCGGGCCGTCCGTGGCGAAGCCGCGACCGTCGTCCGCGACGTCGAGGACGACCCGGTCGTCGAGGTGGGTGAGGGTGAGCCCGGCGGTGGCCGCACCGGCGTGCTCGGTGACGTTGGCCAGCGCGCCCTGGGCGATGCGCAGCAGCGCCGACTGCACCCGGTCCGGCAGGGGGCTCCGCGCGGATCCCTCCACGTGGCAGCGCACGGCCGGCCCGCCCGTCGCGGTGGTCCGGGCGGCGAGCGCGCCGAGGGCCGCCTCCAGCCCTTCGCCCGCCGCGAGGTCGGCCGGTGCCAGGTCGTGGACGAAGCGCCGGGCCTCGGCGAGGTTGCGGGCCGCGATGCCGGCCGCCGTACGGACGTGGGCGCGGGCGGTGCCCGGCTCGGTCTCCCAGGTGCGGTCGGCCGCCTGGAGCAGCATCCGCTGGCTGGAGAGACCCTGCGCGAGGGTGTCGTGGATCTCCATGGCGAGCCGCTGGCGCTCGGCGAGGGTGCCCTCGCGGCGTTCGGTCGCGGCCAGTTCGCGCCGGGTCAGGACCAGGTCGTCGATGAGTTGGCGCTGGCGTACGGCGAGTTCCTGCTGCCGGTCGGCCTGGCGGCGTACGTGGACGAGCACGGCGGTCGCCACGGCGGCGACGGCGGGCGGCGCCAGCACGAGGTTGGGGTCGAAGCCGGTCGCCAGCCGCAGCTGTGCGGCCACCACGAACGCGGTGAGCAGGGTGACCAGGACGAGTGCGGCGCGGGGCGGGAGCAGTCGCAGCCCGGTGGAGAAGAGCGGTACGGCGCACCACGCGAAGCTCGGCGCCAGGACGACCAGCACCATCCAGACGGCGACGAGCCCCGCGAGCCAGGCGAACCGGCGCGGGGTGGGCCGCGAGCCGAGCACCGGGCCGAGGGCGTACACGAGGGCGAGGGCGGCGGAGAGCCCGACGATCCACGGCGTCCGGGCCTCCCCGGGATGGCGCATCAGGAACCGGGTGAGCGAGGCGCCCAGCAGCAGGAAGAAGGCGGCGTGCAGCAGCAGCGCCAGCCACCGGGCATCGGGGTCCGGGGTGTGCGCCACGGACGATCCGGGTCCGCGCGGGTCCGCCGCGAGCCTCTCCGCCGGGCTCTCCCGCCCCGGGACGTCGTGCGCCGGGCCGTCGTGCGCCGGGCCGTCGCGCTCCGGTTCCCCGTGCGCCGGGCCGCCTCTCCGCCGCACCGTCCACCTGCCTCGCGCTCGCTGCCCTCGGTGCTCCCGGCCGTGTGCGGCGGCTCGTGCCGCCTACGCCGTGAGCTGGGCGGATGCGCCCATGCCCTCCATGGTGGCCCGGGCGGGCCACCCCCGCATCAACCGATCGGCCGACAGCGGGGTCCACCGGGTGGCACCGCGGTGCGAGCCGGTCCGACGACCGTACGGGCCGGGTTCCGGCCGGAGCATCGATACAGGAGCGCCACCGCCGACCGGCCGGGCGCCACGATCCCCCCGGAGGAACCCGCCATGAACGTCACTCCCCCCGTCACCCCCACCCCCTCGTCCTCCGCTCCCACCGGCCGCGGGTTCTCGCTGCGGGCCCGGGTCCTGACCGGCGCGGTGGCCGTCGCCGCACTGGGGGCGGGCACGTTCGGCGCGGTCTCCGCCAGCGCCTCGGCTCCCACGTCGTCGGCCGCCGCCGTCTCGGCCGACACCGCGGACCGGAATCTCCGGCAGAGCACCCACCTCACCGTCGCCGCCGCCACGAAGGCCGCGCAGGCCGTGCTCGACGCCGCGCGGAAGGAGAACCAGCGGGTCTCGGTCGCGGTCGTCGACCGCGACGGCACCACGATCGTCAGCCTGCGCGGCGACGGCGCCGGGCCGCAGGCGGCCGCCTCCGCCGAGAGGAAGGCGTACACGGCGGTCTCCTGGAACGCCCCGACCTCCGAGCTGGTCGAGCGCCTGGACGGGGCCCCCACGCTGAAGGACATCCCCGGCACGCTCTTCCTCGCGGGCGGCGCCCCGGTCCGGGCCGAGGGCGCCCCCGTCGCGGCGGTCGGTGTCGCCGGCGCCCCGAGCGGCGACCTGGACGAGAGG
This window encodes:
- a CDS encoding response regulator transcription factor: MNRRTVRVLVCDDHAVVRAGLLALLGSEPDLDVVAEAGSGEEAVVLAARLAPDVVLMDLQLGPGIDGVEATRRITAHAAGDGAEERGPAPHVLVLTTYDTDADITRAIGAGATGYLLKAERPEELFAAIRAAAVGRTTLSPPVADRVMARLRTPAPVLTDRERDILGQLARGLGNRDIARALFISEATVKTHLGRIYDKLGVETRAGAVAKANEERLLP
- a CDS encoding sensor histidine kinase; this translates as MAHTPDPDARWLALLLHAAFFLLLGASLTRFLMRHPGEARTPWIVGLSAALALVYALGPVLGSRPTPRRFAWLAGLVAVWMVLVVLAPSFAWCAVPLFSTGLRLLPPRAALVLVTLLTAFVVAAQLRLATGFDPNLVLAPPAVAAVATAVLVHVRRQADRQQELAVRQRQLIDDLVLTRRELAATERREGTLAERQRLAMEIHDTLAQGLSSQRMLLQAADRTWETEPGTARAHVRTAAGIAARNLAEARRFVHDLAPADLAAGEGLEAALGALAARTTATGGPAVRCHVEGSARSPLPDRVQSALLRIAQGALANVTEHAGAATAGLTLTHLDDRVVLDVADDGRGFATDGPAAGGAPDGTVSGRGHGLPAIRARVRQLGGRLTIESSPGEGTVLSAEIPLPGTRSALTREPVTPQESG
- a CDS encoding heme-binding protein, producing MNVTPPVTPTPSSSAPTGRGFSLRARVLTGAVAVAALGAGTFGAVSASASAPTSSAAAVSADTADRNLRQSTHLTVAAATKAAQAVLDAARKENQRVSVAVVDRDGTTIVSLRGDGAGPQAAASAERKAYTAVSWNAPTSELVERLDGAPTLKDIPGTLFLAGGAPVRAEGAPVAAVGVAGAPSGDLDERFARAGVAALTR